One window from the genome of Populus alba chromosome 15, ASM523922v2, whole genome shotgun sequence encodes:
- the LOC118052016 gene encoding uncharacterized protein gives MLHGREGEERKKDHRHMWTGPTRGNSAVAGDDVSNSFFKDGRKISVGDCALFKPPQDSPPFIGIIRWLTNGKENKLKLGVNWLYRPAEVKLGKGILLEAVPNEIFYSFHKDEIPAASLLHPCKVAFLPKGVELPSGICSFVCWRVYDVTNKCLWWLTDQDYINERQEEVDHLLDKTRVEMHATVQPGGRSPKPVNGPTSTSQLKPVSDSVQNSVSSFSSYGKGKKRERGDQGSELVKRERFTKMDDGDSGHSRPESMWKYEVSKFTEKGGLVDSEGVEKLVRIMLPERNEKKIDLVGRSILAGVVAATDKFECLNQFVQLRGLPVFDEWLQEVHKGKIGDGSPKDGDKSVEEFLVVLLRALDKLPVNLHALQMCNIGKSVNLLRSHKNLEIQKKARSLVDTWKKRVEAEMDANAKSASNQGVPWPARSRLSEVPHGGNRQSGVSSEVAMKSSVVQLSASKTGSVKAVQGDTVTKSASTSPGPVRSTTSPGSVGNNSKEAQPRNTGASAASDPSPTVARDEKSSSSSPSHNNSQSCSSDHAKTGGFSGKEDARSSTAGSMTANKIIVGSLRHRKSVNGFPGQALSGVQKETGSSRNSSLHRNSGSEKLSHSSLTCEKALDVPMTEGNGHKFIVKIPNRGRSPAQSSSGGTFEDASVMNSRASSPVISERHDQFDHNLKEKNDSYRANITSDVKTESWQSNDFKEVLTGSDEGVGSPATVPDEEHGRIGDDGRKSGEVSKATPTSTVCEHKLGKVNDASFSSMNALIESCAKYSEGNAPMSVGDDVGMNLLASVAAGEMSKSDMVSPTGSPRRNMPIEHPSVPSGLRAKSSPCDNPAQSQGKPIDGADYEDEKRGFTVGTSLSKNTEAKTVLFSQEKSTGELNGPPNSSHVDVQQTAKPCHESYLKSEETLVAAVSSASTAVKTSNCGSKEPWEKEDVGRSNVDGISDDKEKLHGSVFNDINNTGVQVAIEAMEGSSSNHLVEFDAENKKNINKEPNISIKAEPAPPAIMLSDFAKGTINEVLQPSSSGKDMDSENSHEVKAGETDGRSHSTEKNKIENESNTASAATDHEGECKVESLGDNQVDEQCGTGPAAHKAAPILFQAPEQVVRSTELKLAGTGADETEECTSDAAEASSLSATGGSDLEAKVEFDLNEGFISDDGKYGESGDLRAPGCSSAIQLVSPLPLPVSSVSSGLPASITVAAAAKGPFVPPEDLLKSRRELGWKGSAATSAFRPAEPRKALEFPLGTANISLPDAMVSKPGRPLLDIDLNVPDERILEDLASRSSAQEAVSVSDLAKNNDCAHDALMGSISVRSSGGLDLDLNRADEASDIGNHLTSVGRRLDAPLHPAKSSGGFLNGKVGGCWDFDLNDGPLVDEVSAEPSQIGRRTQNIVPSQPSISSLRMNSTEMGNFPSWFPQGNPYPAVTIQSILHDRGEQPFPIVATGGPQRILASSTGSNPFNPDVYRGAVLSSSPAVPFPSTPFQYPVFPFGTNFPLPSATFSGGSASYVDSSSGGRLCFPTVPSQVVAQVGVVSSHYPRPYAVNLPDSNNNGAVESSRKWARQGLDLNAGPLGADIEGRNESSALASRQLSVASSQAHAEELSRMYQATSGVFLKRKEPEGGWDGYKQSSWQKG, from the exons ATGCTGCATGGAAGGGAAGGTGAGGAGAGGAAAAAGGATCATCGGCACATGTGGACAGGTCCCACACGTGGTAATTCTGCTGTAGCTGGTGATGATGTTTCTAATTCGTTTTTCAAg GATGGACGCAAGATCAGTGTTGGAGACTGTGCTTTGTTCAAACCACCCCAGGACTCCCCGCCATTCATTGGAATAATTCGTTGGCTGACTAACGGTAAAGAGAACAAGTTAAAGTTAGGTGTAAATTGGCTTTATCGACCTGCTGAAGTAAAGCTTGGCAAAGGCATCCTACTGGAAGCTGTGCCAAACGAAATATTCTATTCCTTTCATAAGGATGAAATTCCTGCTGCATCATTACTCCATCCGTGTAAAGTTGCGTTCCTTCCCAAAGGTGTTGAACTTCCATCAGGGATTTGCTCATTTGTGTGCTGGCGAGTTTATGATGTTACGAACAAGTGTTTATGGTGGCTAACTGATCAGGATTATATTAAT GAACGTCAAGAGGAAGTAGATCACTTATTGGATAAGACACGCGTAGAAATGCATGCAACAGTGCAACCAGGTGGACGCTCTCCAAAGCCAGTGAATGGACCAACATCAACATCTCAGTTAAAACCTGTTTCAGATAGTGTACAGAATAGTGtttcatccttttcttcttatggtaagggaaagaaaagagaacggGGCGATCAGGGCTCTGAGCTTGTGAAACGAGAGCGCTTTACAAAAATGGATGATGGGGATTCTGGCCATAGTAGACCAGAAAGCATGTGGAAATATGAGGTTTCTAAATTTACAGAAAAAGGAGGACTTGTGGATTCTGAAGGGGTTGAGAAATTGGTGCGTATAATGCTCCCTGagagaaatgagaaaaaaatagacttgGTTGGTCGGTCAATTCTTGCTGGTGTGGTAGCAGCCACTGATAAGTTTGAATGCCTAAATCAGTTTGTGCAGCTTAGAGGCTTGCCGGTGTTTGATGAATGGCTGCAGGAGGTCCATAAAGGGAAGATTGGTGATGGTAGCCCCAAGGATGGTGATAAATCAGTTGAGGAATTTCTGGTAGTTTTACTTCGGGCACTAGATAAGCTCCCGGTAAATCTTCATGCTCTGCAAATGTGTAATATTGGCAAATCTGTGAATCTTCTGCGCAGCCATAAGAACTTGGAAATACAGAAGAAAGCGAGGAGCTTGGTTGACACATGGAAGAAACGTGTTGAGGCGGAAATGGATGCAAATGCAAAGTCTGCCTCTAATCAAGGTGTGCCATGGCCTGCTAGATCACGTCTTTCTGAAGTTCCTCATGGTGGGAACAGACAATCTGGTGTATCCTCTGAGGTTGCAATGAAGAGCTCAGTTGTGCAACTCTCTGCTTCGAAAACTGGTTCGGTCAAGGCTGTACAGGGGGATACTGTTACCAAGTCCGCATCAACATCCCCTGGACCCGTAAGATCGACAACTTCACCTGGATCAGTGGGTAATAACTCAAAGGAAGCACAACCCCGAAACACTGGTGCGAGTGCTGCCTCCGATCCATCTCCAACAGTAGCAAGGGATGAGAAAAGCAGCAGTTCTAGCCCGTCCCACAACAATAGTCAATCCTGTTCCAGTGACCATGCCAAAACTGGGGGGTTTTCTGGAAAGGAGGATGCAAGGAGCTCAACTGCTGGTTCAATGACGGCAAATAAGATCATTGTTGGTTCTTTGCGTCATCGTAAATCAGTCAATGGCTTTCCAGGCCAAGCTCTATCTGGTGTCCAAAAGGAAACTGGGTCGAGCAGAAATTCTTCTTTGCACAGAAATTCAGGTTCAGAAAAATTGTCACATTCCAGTTTGACATGTGAGAAGGCACTTGATGTTCCCATGACAGAGGGGAATGGccataaatttattgttaaaattcCCAACAGAGGTCGCAGTCCGGCACAAAGTTCCAGTGGAGGAACTTTCGAAGACGCATCAGTCATGAATAGCAGAGCTTCTTCTCCTGTGATTTCAGAGAGGCATGACCAGTTTGATcataatttgaaggaaaaaaatgattcatATCGAGCTAATATTACATCTGATGTTAAGACTGAGTCGTGGCAAAGCAATGATTTCAAAGAGGTGCTTACCGGATCAGATGAGGGAGTTGGGTCGCCTGCCACTGTTCCTGATGAAGAGCATGGTCGGATAGGTGATGATGGTAGAAAATCAGGTGAAGTCTCAAAAGCTACACCTACTTCAACTGTGTGTGAACATAAATTGGGGAAGGTGAATGATGCTTCTTTCAGCTCCATGAATGCTTTGATTGAAAGTTGTGCAAAGTACTCTGAAGGAAATGCACCAATGTCAGTTGGTGATGATGTTGGTATGAATCTCCTTGCTAGTGTAGCTGCTGGGGAGATGTCCAAGTCTGATATGGTTTCACCGACAGGTTCTCCAAGGAGAAACATGCCTATCGAGCATCCCAGTGTGCCAAGTGGTTTGAGAGCAAAATCATCTCCATGTGATAATCCTGCCCAAAGCCAAGGTAAGCCTATTGATGGTGCTGACTATGAAGATGAGAAGCGGGGTTTTACTGTTGGTACTTCACTGTCCAAGAACACAGAGGCTAAAACAGTTCTGTTTTCGCAAGAAAAAAGCACAGGGGAGCTCAATGGACCTCCTAATTCTTCCCATGTGGACGTGCAGCAAACTGCCAAACCATGCCATGAAAGCTATTTGAAATCAGAGGAAACATTAGTAGCTGCTGTGTCCTCTGCTAGCACAGCAGTGAAAACATCAAATTGTGGGAGCAAAGAACCGTGGGAGAAAGAGGATGTTGGCAGATCAAATGTAGATGGCATATCTGATGACAAAGAAAAGTTGCATGGTTCTGTCTTTAATGATATCAACAATACAGGAGTGCAAGTTGCGATTGAAGCAATGGAAGGATCATCATCAAACCATCTTGTAGAGTTTGATGCtgagaacaagaaaaatataaataaagagcCGAACATTTCTATTAAGGCAGAGCCAGCACCACCTGCTATTATGCTGTCTGATTTTGCAAAAGGAACAATTAATGAAGTGCTCCAACCTTCTAGTTCTGGTAAGGATATGGATTCTGAAAACTCGCATGAGGTGAAGGCTGGTGAAACAGATGGCAGGAGTCATTCtactgagaaaaataaaattgaaaatgaaagtaATACAGCATCAGCTGCCACTGATCATGAAGGTGAGTGCAAAGTGGAGAGCCTGGGAGATAATCAGGTCGATGAGCAATGTGGTACCGGACCAGCAGCCCACAAGGCAGCACCCATACTTTTTCAGGCACCAGAACAAGTAGTAAGGTCAACAGAGTTGAAGTTGGCTGGCACTGGAGCTGATGAAACTGAGGAATGTACATCTGATGCTGCTGAGGCTTCTTCTTTATCTGCTACAGGGGGATCGGATCTGGAAGCAAAAGTTGAATTTGATCTGAATGAAGGCTTTATTTCTGATGATGGGAAATATGGGGAGTCGGGTGACTTGAGAGCACCTGGATGCTCTTCTGCGATTCAACTAGTTAGCCCTTTGCCCTTACCTGTTTCTTCTGTGTCTAGTGGGCTTCCTGCTTCCATTACAGTAGCCGCTGCTGCAAAAGGGCCCTTTGTTCCACCAGAGGATCTACTGAAGAGTAGACGGGAGCTTGGTTGGAAGGGATCGGCAGCCACAAGTGCATTTCGGCCAGCTGAACCTAGAAAAGCTTTGGAGTTTCCATTAGGTACAGCTAATATCTCACTACCTGATGCAATGGTTTCCAAGCCTGGTCGCCCCCTGTTAGATATTGACTTGAATGTTCCTGATGAAAGAATCCTCGAGGATTTGGCTTCACGAAGTTCTGCTCAGGAGGCAGTTTCTGTTTCTGACCTTGCAAAGAATAATGATTGTGCACATGATGCACTGATGGGTTCAATATCTGTTCGAAGCTCTGGGGGACTTGATCTTGATTTGAATAGAGCAGATGAAGCTAGTGATATTGGTAATCACTTAACAAGCGTTGGCCGGAGGCTGGATGCCCCACTACATCCTGCGAAATCATCTGGTGGTTTTCTAAATGGAAAGGTTGGTGGTTGCTGGGACTTTGATTTGAATGATGGCCCTCTTGTCGATGAGGTGAGTGCCGAACCATCACAAATTGGGCGGCGTACCCAAAACATTGTGCCATCCCAACCATCCATTTCTAGCCTTCGAATGAACAGTACAGAAATGGGAAATTTCCCATCCTGGTTTCCTCAAGGGAATCCATATCCTGCTGTCACAATCCAATCTATCTTGCATGATAGAGGAGAGCAGCCTTTCCCTATAGTTGCAACTGGTGGGCCTCAACGGATCCTGGCTTCCTCTACTGGCAGCAACCCATTTAATCCTGATGTCTATAGGGGAGCAGTGTTGTCATCCTCTCCAGCAGTGCCATTTCCATCTACTCCTTTTCAGTATCCTGTCTTTCCTTTTGGGACCAACTTCCCTCTTCCCTCAGCAACATTTTCAGGTGGTTCAGCATCGTATGTGGATTCATCATCTGGTGGGAGGCTTTGCTTTCCCACAGTACCTTCTCAAGTAGTAGCGCAAGTTGGTGTGGTCTCATCCCATTATCCAAGGCCTTATGCTGTTAACCTCCCAGACAGTAACAATAATGGTGCTGTGGAGAGCAGTAGGAAATGGGCAAGGCAGGGTCTAGATCTCAATGCCGGGCCTCTAGGTGCAGATATTGAAGGTAGAAATGAGAGCTCAGCTCTTGCATCGAGGCAGCTGTCTGTTGCCAGTTCACAAGCCCATGCAGAGGAGCTATCAAGGATGTATCAGGCGACCAGTGGAGTTTTTCTTAAGAGGAAGGAACCAGAGGGTGGATGGGATGGTTATAAGCAATCCTCGTGGCAGAAGGGATGA